In the Clostridium beijerinckii genome, one interval contains:
- a CDS encoding TIGR04076 family protein, whose protein sequence is MKKWYDEEYEWEIEVTGFLRSDHTERYCRNGEEVGDKYTCTYGCPINKDGQGICSKVMMIMFPIMEAVRSGGDLENIGGDSKYSKDVVCPDGCVIFRMTAKKLENENFYKGKFFD, encoded by the coding sequence ATGAAAAAATGGTATGATGAAGAGTACGAATGGGAAATTGAGGTGACAGGATTTCTTCGAAGTGACCACACAGAAAGGTATTGCCGAAATGGCGAGGAAGTTGGTGATAAGTATACTTGCACCTATGGTTGTCCTATAAATAAGGATGGACAAGGTATCTGTTCAAAAGTAATGATGATTATGTTCCCAATCATGGAGGCCGTCAGAAGTGGTGGAGATTTAGAGAATATTGGTGGAGATAGCAAGTATAGCAAAGATGTTGTATGCCCAGATGGCTGCGTTATATTTAGAATGACGGCTAAGAAACTTGAAAATGAGAATTTTTATAAAGGGAAGTTTTTCGATTAG
- a CDS encoding GNAT family N-acetyltransferase produces the protein MNLRLANLNDLPKLKAVYGNIIDDMDRNNIPIWDEIYPCEFFSKDIENNRLYLLIEKDNNIVGSFALCESNAGESCVKWGNPNSKALYIERFGVNVDYSRQGIGSIMLKHAITLTKHMNVKYLRLFVVNINKPAINLYLKNGFMQVDGIYEEIIDANLTFHEYGFEIDLLR, from the coding sequence ATGAATTTAAGATTGGCTAATTTAAATGATTTACCAAAACTCAAAGCTGTGTATGGAAACATAATTGATGATATGGACAGAAACAACATACCAATTTGGGACGAAATATATCCGTGTGAGTTTTTCAGCAAGGATATTGAAAATAATCGCCTTTATTTGCTAATTGAGAAAGATAATAATATAGTTGGCTCCTTTGCATTATGTGAATCAAATGCTGGAGAAAGTTGTGTAAAATGGGGGAATCCAAACTCTAAAGCATTATATATTGAACGTTTTGGAGTTAATGTTGATTATTCAAGACAAGGAATTGGCAGTATAATGCTTAAGCATGCCATTACACTAACTAAGCATATGAACGTTAAATATTTAAGACTTTTTGTTGTCAATATAAATAAACCAGCCATAAATTTATACCTAAAAAACGGATTTATGCAAGTAGATGGAATCTATGAAGAAATAATCGATGCAAACCTTACATTTCATGAATATGGATTTGAAATAGACTTATTAAGATAA
- a CDS encoding stalk domain-containing protein: protein MKKLMIGLLTAVTIVGMSAQAFAADDISRHKSNPANIIDDTVPISNYAPKDVDINKVAICGKNIEIGRNGVSIYKGKIMVPLKFTAESLGFKVEPDKDNKVISLDNGTIKTNVYVGQDSYYYSSSKAIGLTMMHELGAEPIIEDNMVYVPINFYNFLFSNQKTVGSFFVRDKDGQWIYSANGELAVGWKLINNKWYFMNNNGIMQRGWVQTNGNWYYLLNNGEMAAGTVTPDGYKVDENGKWDGKPAATVVNKPEDADDIISPIERFDTIDEAQKALKFKITVPKELLGKYNIKYINTISRDLFQICYVNKQNDIIFRMGQGTYDISGDYNNYKINNTVNINGINVKVKGDDNLIKVAVWSVNNMSYSISLNDGMKQEDIINIIKSTF from the coding sequence ATGAAAAAATTAATGATAGGTTTATTAACAGCAGTAACAATTGTGGGGATGTCAGCTCAAGCATTTGCAGCAGATGATATATCAAGACACAAATCTAATCCAGCGAATATTATTGATGATACTGTTCCAATATCAAACTATGCACCTAAGGATGTTGACATCAACAAGGTAGCAATATGTGGAAAAAATATTGAAATTGGAAGAAACGGAGTTTCAATATATAAGGGAAAAATTATGGTTCCGCTAAAATTTACGGCAGAGAGTCTTGGGTTTAAAGTTGAGCCAGATAAGGATAATAAAGTTATAAGCTTAGATAATGGTACAATTAAGACAAATGTTTATGTGGGACAAGATAGTTATTATTACTCAAGCAGCAAAGCAATAGGATTAACTATGATGCATGAATTAGGTGCAGAACCTATAATAGAGGATAATATGGTGTATGTTCCAATTAATTTTTATAATTTTCTATTCAGTAATCAAAAAACAGTAGGAAGCTTTTTTGTAAGAGATAAAGATGGACAATGGATTTATTCAGCTAATGGGGAGTTAGCAGTAGGATGGAAATTAATAAATAATAAGTGGTATTTCATGAATAATAATGGCATAATGCAAAGAGGATGGGTTCAAACTAATGGCAATTGGTACTATTTATTAAATAATGGAGAAATGGCTGCAGGCACAGTAACCCCAGATGGATATAAAGTAGATGAAAATGGAAAATGGGATGGTAAACCAGCTGCTACTGTAGTAAATAAACCTGAAGATGCAGATGATATAATAAGTCCTATTGAGAGATTTGATACTATAGACGAAGCACAAAAAGCATTAAAATTTAAGATTACAGTGCCAAAAGAATTATTAGGTAAATACAATATAAAATATATAAATACTATATCAAGAGATTTATTTCAAATATGCTATGTAAACAAACAAAATGACATCATATTTAGAATGGGACAAGGAACTTATGATATAAGTGGTGATTATAACAACTACAAAATCAATAATACTGTAAATATAAACGGAATCAATGTAAAAGTAAAAGGAGATGACAATCTTATTAAAGTTGCCGTTTGGAGCGTAAATAATATGTCATATTCTATCTCACTAAATGATGGTATGAAACAAGAGGATATTATTAATATTATAAAAAGTACTTTTTAG
- a CDS encoding cytidine deaminase family protein — MEQIWKKLYKEAMNVISPHEISSTMWVGSVASAVLTKKGNIYTGICIDTNSSLGMCAERNALSTMLTHGENEVDKVVSVYKDGKVIPSCGACREFMMHLGKDSDNIEILLDNQGRSVKLIDLLPEYPRYK, encoded by the coding sequence ATGGAACAAATATGGAAAAAGCTTTATAAAGAAGCTATGAATGTAATAAGTCCACATGAAATTTCAAGTACTATGTGGGTTGGAAGCGTTGCTTCAGCTGTGCTAACAAAAAAAGGAAATATTTATACAGGAATTTGTATTGATACAAATAGTTCATTAGGAATGTGCGCAGAGAGAAATGCTTTATCAACAATGCTCACACATGGAGAAAACGAAGTAGATAAAGTCGTTTCTGTTTATAAGGATGGTAAAGTTATACCTTCTTGTGGCGCATGCAGAGAATTTATGATGCATCTTGGAAAAGATTCAGATAACATTGAAATATTACTTGATAATCAAGGAAGGTCAGTAAAGCTAATTGACTTACTGCCAGAATATCCAAGATATAAATAG
- a CDS encoding RNA polymerase sigma factor, with product MKDVSLRTDEIISQDLDHYGDMLLRLAYSYMKNIYDAEDAVQDVFVQLLKNIEIFESDDHKKHWLICVTRNICKNKLKSVWFKKHVELTDMPYYDEYKDNNVLNQVMKLPLKYREIIHLYYYEGYTTVEISNIVNKKEATVRSLLSRGRNMLKIELKEEYDFE from the coding sequence ATGAAAGATGTTTCATTGCGTACGGATGAAATTATTTCACAAGATTTAGATCATTATGGAGATATGCTGCTGAGGCTTGCATATTCATATATGAAAAATATATACGATGCAGAAGATGCTGTTCAAGATGTTTTTGTACAATTGCTTAAAAATATAGAGATATTTGAAAGCGACGATCACAAAAAGCATTGGCTTATTTGTGTTACCAGAAATATATGCAAAAATAAGTTGAAATCAGTATGGTTTAAAAAGCATGTAGAGTTAACTGATATGCCCTATTATGATGAATATAAAGATAACAATGTTTTAAATCAGGTTATGAAACTTCCACTGAAATATAGAGAAATTATTCATTTATATTATTATGAAGGCTATACTACGGTTGAAATATCAAATATAGTAAATAAGAAAGAAGCTACAGTAAGATCATTACTTAGCAGAGGAAGAAATATGTTAAAAATAGAGCTGAAGGAGGAGTATGATTTTGAGTAA
- a CDS encoding homocysteine S-methyltransferase family protein — MDFQTCFDKSSSILMEGALGERLKREFNIIFDDKVGMAGLVYDSDSRQAMCSIYTEYLKTAEKYEFPFIVTTPTRRANKNRVLESEFTEKIIEDNVRFLQKIRSNAKIDMFVGGLMGCKGDAYKASDVLSIDDAQEFHSWQANLFKESGVDFLFAGIMPALSEATGMAKAMESTELPYIISFMIRDDGRLIDGTTINDAILHMDNATIKKPICYMVNCVHPVILKKSLSYSFNKTKLVKERFHGIQANTSPLSPEELDNSSDLKFSDGVSLADDMMVLYKYFVPKILGGCCGTDNTHIEEIAKRLKGKEV, encoded by the coding sequence ATGGACTTTCAAACTTGCTTTGATAAATCTTCATCTATTTTAATGGAGGGAGCTTTAGGAGAAAGATTAAAAAGAGAATTTAATATTATATTTGATGATAAGGTTGGGATGGCTGGTTTAGTTTATGATTCTGATTCAAGACAAGCCATGTGTAGTATTTATACAGAATATCTGAAAACTGCTGAAAAATATGAATTTCCCTTTATTGTAACAACACCTACAAGAAGAGCCAATAAAAATCGTGTCTTAGAATCTGAATTTACTGAAAAAATAATAGAAGATAATGTGAGATTCCTACAAAAAATAAGGAGTAATGCAAAAATAGATATGTTTGTAGGCGGTTTAATGGGATGTAAAGGAGATGCATATAAAGCTAGTGATGTCTTATCAATAGATGACGCACAGGAATTCCATTCATGGCAGGCAAATTTATTTAAAGAATCGGGAGTAGATTTTCTATTTGCTGGTATTATGCCTGCGTTGTCTGAAGCTACTGGAATGGCAAAGGCTATGGAAAGTACGGAATTGCCATATATAATTAGTTTTATGATTAGGGATGATGGGCGACTAATAGATGGAACTACCATTAATGATGCAATTTTACATATGGATAATGCTACAATTAAAAAGCCGATTTGCTATATGGTAAACTGTGTTCATCCAGTAATATTAAAAAAATCTTTATCTTATTCTTTCAATAAAACAAAATTAGTTAAAGAAAGATTTCATGGAATACAAGCAAACACTTCGCCATTATCCCCAGAAGAATTAGATAATTCTTCTGATTTGAAATTTTCTGATGGTGTTAGTCTTGCTGATGATATGATGGTGTTATATAAATATTTTGTTCCTAAAATTTTAGGAGGTTGTTGTGGAACTGATAATACTCATATAGAAGAAATAGCGAAAAGGTTAAAGGGTAAAGAAGTATGA
- a CDS encoding GNAT family N-acetyltransferase, which yields MKSAAIKYLIKNPLLHMGMIEPIRRDTAEILYAEIDGVLIKEQKSNAYMISVDNFEKGQELINGISNCNLIVVHQKFITNYILSKFGLNEELECFQAVYIDKAKIDIKSELELRELKQNQIEIILRHYNKLSNNEIEKLLKGRNIFGGYKNNVLIGFIGNHLEGSIGLLEIFPEYRRLGYGTILESYMVNKTLENGLVPFSQVEVENKKSIALQKKLGFKISKDKLYWLF from the coding sequence ATGAAATCTGCTGCAATTAAATATTTAATAAAAAATCCATTGTTACATATGGGAATGATTGAGCCGATACGTAGAGATACGGCAGAAATTTTGTATGCTGAAATAGATGGGGTACTGATAAAAGAGCAAAAAAGTAATGCATATATGATATCTGTAGACAATTTTGAAAAAGGACAAGAACTAATAAATGGAATATCCAATTGCAATTTAATCGTTGTACATCAAAAATTTATAACCAATTATATATTAAGTAAGTTTGGGTTAAACGAAGAACTTGAATGTTTTCAAGCAGTATATATTGATAAAGCAAAGATCGATATAAAATCAGAGCTAGAACTAAGAGAATTAAAACAGAATCAAATAGAAATTATCTTAAGACATTATAATAAATTATCTAATAATGAAATTGAAAAACTGTTAAAAGGTAGGAATATATTTGGAGGATATAAGAACAACGTGCTCATAGGATTTATAGGAAATCATTTAGAAGGGAGCATAGGACTATTAGAGATATTTCCTGAATACAGACGTTTAGGATATGGAACAATACTTGAAAGTTATATGGTAAACAAAACACTTGAGAATGGTTTAGTACCATTTTCACAAGTTGAAGTAGAAAATAAAAAATCAATAGCTTTACAAAAGAAACTTGGATTTAAAATATCAAAAGATAAATTGTATTGGTTGTTTTAG
- a CDS encoding kinase — MAKLIILRGNSGSGKTTTGKALQKKFGQNTMLISQDVVRRDILFAKDGSNQKVGELIFELVLYGKSHCNIVILEGILNSKWYKKLFQDLSDEFNNQIFAYYFDIPFEETLNRHKQKSNSHEFGEKEMREWWNEKDLSDAISEVCLHKELSLNEIVNIIYRDVIK; from the coding sequence GTGGCGAAGTTAATAATTCTAAGAGGCAATTCTGGAAGTGGTAAGACTACTACAGGAAAAGCTTTGCAGAAAAAATTCGGACAAAACACAATGCTAATTTCGCAAGATGTTGTTAGAAGGGACATCCTATTTGCAAAAGATGGATCCAATCAAAAAGTAGGTGAATTAATATTTGAACTTGTACTATATGGAAAGAGTCATTGTAATATAGTAATTTTAGAAGGAATTTTAAATTCAAAGTGGTATAAAAAATTATTTCAAGATTTATCAGATGAATTTAATAATCAAATCTTTGCATATTATTTTGATATACCATTTGAGGAAACTTTAAATCGTCATAAGCAAAAGTCCAATTCACATGAATTTGGAGAGAAAGAAATGAGAGAATGGTGGAACGAAAAAGATTTATCGGATGCTATTTCAGAAGTGTGCTTACATAAAGAATTAAGCTTAAATGAAATAGTTAATATAATCTATCGAGACGTTATAAAGTAA